From one Diorhabda carinulata isolate Delta chromosome 12, icDioCari1.1, whole genome shotgun sequence genomic stretch:
- the LOC130899990 gene encoding mitogen-activated protein kinase kinase kinase 4 encodes MDDQENSPVDNDDLSEFDIYSKTPPRTKILRKNRERNLRDRHSSDLTTVVKAKACISRRNTTGTFDEIFTRQEHSDDEAPKRTNKRHMKLLRGSERDLKLDIARAQAANVDFQSQGDCCLDYPKTPSYQIEGNRRFMSLVARTFPCSKKQILKKTVEFQLTDFDLEEFSQDLWNAEGFDKKVEFFLIMRSLLMLGEKNDVSDNAKRAMSKEETIWQNELKDLIWLELQAYHADKTPLEEDAYLCQARETVEPLLNDIRNYKFRRQPKKYTSQSSDSGVEEECIGCGSLWCGSCMEAQNDALKDIEKLLKRLEDAERLFPSSNSFAELYPLYRSPEIVGKVNVMCQWYNITKQQRLKLNILGRLMVLLESKQSDWPCFDVEDDSENPSDSNNSTSSTGSGNSEFFSSWDHYNITPFAYVLTHKDAKFSPFRRYIENILKTKALDKGLNFLEKLHNRILQKTKKTLELPKDQSLFERVTNLSEDELCRYGCWSPEYKELGLPSYRGMYIFLATIPLEVFNEYLLLRLEQKPTNPSALSIRQLMRELKLGLKKALRERELACSYIDAATSGTFLTTHDFEKKLSKFDDCVKKVFDDYLDYLRRWMLSQENFPKSLLEHTHAFAMEICDIYPELIQKVGKVYACTIGTILGNTAERLIKRIQASVATNLLNDVQGDVKQKLFSVCRQLQTIFIEEKETSVKSISFVRTHLKKAYVPKECIDYIKDGITKFQSIIPNCIKKLQTLFDIVHESNLEDGDKIALNNRIREIMMRIFQFGFEFFREVNSLSKGQHRPRFVADMGEFAYLWMSFVIDRCDRGRGIRPRWAHQGMEYLLSVVQPVNTAMFSNQEFEDLKTMIDKCISHLVGTTAPLTPDSGIHSISPRSSLEQMRGRSRGSSPSPRPTYKSQRSGQGSGSGSGPASRKVSAEQSPIADVTESICNLSLTQDKPGCSIKVDIDVKGHSEKFHAAVLKLETQLDKKLTEQNLIGKIVEEKTTNKNSVMRRLVNFSWQRGIKIGQGRFGKVYTAVNNNTGEMMAVKEIALQYNDIGTLKKIAEEMKILEGISHKNLIKSYGVEVHKDEMLIFMEYCSEGTLESLVADTEKGLSELLARRYTFQLVSGVACLHDHGIVHRDIKTANIFLTDGGNRLKIGDFGCAIKIKSNVTTPGELKGFVGTQAYMAPEVFTKNMSEGYGRAADVWSIGCVVIEMVSGLRPWAQFDSNVQIMFKVGMGQSPDPPDDMIDEGLEFLEMCFKHDPKERATTRELLRHDYISVLPDD; translated from the exons CACCAAAACGAACGAATAAACGTCACATGAAGCTTCTTCGGGGTTCCGAAAGGGACCTAAAACTTGACATAGCGCGAGCTCAAGCAGCCAATGTAGATTTTCAGTCTCAAGGAGATTGTTGTTTGGATTATCCTAAGACACCCAGTTATCAAATAGAGGGAAATCGGAG gtTTATGAGCTTGGTAGCAAGAACATTTCCATGCAGTAAAAAGCAAATACTAAAGAAAACAGTTGAATTTCAATTGACTGATTTTGATTTAGAAGAATTCAGTCAAGATCTTTGGAATGCAGAGGGTTTTGATaagaaagttgaattttttctcataatgaGATCTCTACTAATGCTGGGAGAAAAAAATGACGTTTCGGACAATGCCAAACGAGCg ATGAGTAAGGAAGAAACAATATGGCAAAATGAACTGAAAGATTTGATTTGGTTAGAATTGCAAGCGTACCATGCAGATAAGACACCCTTGGAAGAAGATGCTTATTTATGTCAAGCTAGAGAAACTGTAGAACCACTTTTGAATGATATTCGAAACTATAAATTTCGAAGACAACCTAAAAA ATATACAAGCCAAAGTAGTGACAGCGGTGTGGAAGAAGAATGTATAGGTTGTGGATCTCTTTGGTGTGGATCATGTATGGAAGCCCAAAATGATGCTCtgaaagatattgaaaaattattaaagagaTTAGAAGACGCTGAAAGATTATTTCCTTCATCAAATTCTTTTGCAGAATTGTATCCTTTATACAG ATCTCCAGAAATTGTTGGAAAAGTCAATGTAATGTGTCAGTGGTACAATATCACGAAACAGCAGAGactgaaattaaatattttaggaAGGTTGATGGTTCTTCTAGAATCCAAACAGTCAGATTGGCCTTGCTTTGATGTAGAAGATGATTCAG aaaatccaTCCGATAGTAATAACAGCACTTCTTCTACGGGAAGTGGCAATAGCGAATTTTTTTCTTCCTGGGATCACTACAACATTACCCCTTTCGCATATGTTCTTACTCACAAAGATGCCAAGTTTTCTCCCTTCAGAAGatacatagaaaatattttaaaaacaaaagcttTGGACAAGggattgaactttttagaaaaattgcacAATCGTATTTTACAGAAAACTAAGAAGACACTGGAATTGCCAAAAGACCAGAGCCTTTTTGAAAGAGTTACCAATTTGAGTGAAGACGAATTGTGTAG GTACGGCTGCTGGAGTCCCGAATATAAAGAATTGGGTTTACCTTCTTATCGTGGAATGTACATTTTTCTCGCGACGATACCCTTGgaagtttttaatgaatatcTTTTATTGAGATTAGAGCAAAAACCAACAAATCCTTCAGCTTTAAGTATACGACAATTGATGAGAGAATTAAAACTCGGACTAAAAAAGGCATTACGGGAGAGAG aattggcCTGTTCGTATATAGATGCCGCCACATCGGGTACTTTCCTAACAACTCacgattttgagaaaaaactttcaaaatttgatgaTTGTGTTAAAAAAGTTTTCGACGATTATCTCGATTACCTCCGTCGTTGGATGTTATCTcaagaaaattttccaaaatcacTACTTGAACATACTCATGCTTTTGCAATGGAAATTTGTGACATTTATCCCGAGTTAATTCAAAAAGTTGGAAAAGTTTATGCTTGTACTATAGGAACAATTTTAGGAAATACTGCCGAGAGATTAATAAAAAGGATACAAGCCTCAGTAGCTACTAATTTATTAAACGATGTTCAAGGAGATGTTAA gcaaaaattgttttcagtCTGTAGGcaattacaaacaatatttatagaagaaaaagaaaccAGCGTTAAAAGCATATCTTTTGTTAGAACACATTTAAAAAAGGCGTACGTCCCTAAGGAATGTATAGACTATATAAAA GATGGAATAACGAAATTCCAATCGATCATTcctaattgtataaaaaaactgCAAACTTTATTTGATATTGTTCATGAATCAAATTTAGAAGACGGAGATAAAATTGCgttaaataatagaataagaGAAATAATGATGAGGATATTCCAATTTGGTTTCGAG TTCTTCAGAGAAGTGAACAGCTTATCTAAGGGACAACATCGCCCACGTTTTGTCGCAGATATGGGCGAGTTCGCTTACCTCTGGATGTCTTTTGTTATTGATAGATGTGATAGAGGTCGAGGTATTAGACCTCGATGGGCACACCAAGGAATGGAATATCTTTTATCTGTTGTTCAACCTGTTAATACCGCTATGTTTTCGAACCAGGAATTTGAAGACTTGAAAACGATGATAGATAAGTGCATATCGCATCTTGTTG gtaCAACAGCTCCCTTGACACCTGACAGTGGAATACATTCGATATCTCCGAGGAGTAGTTTAGAACAAATGAGAGGTAGATCTAGAGGTTCATCTCCTAGTCCTAGACCTACTTATAAAAGTCAACGATCTGGTCAAGGATCTGGGTCTGGATCAGGACCTGCTTCTAGAAAAGTTAGTGCTGAACAATCGCCGATAGCTGATGTCACTGAAAGTATTTGTAATTTAAG cttaACGCAGGACAAACCTGGATGTAGTATTAAGGTGGATATTGACGTCAAAGGCCACTCAGAAAAATTCCACGCAGCTGTTTTAAAACTTGAAACGCAGCTTGATAAAAAGTTAACTGAACAGAATCTCATTGGCAAAATCgtcgaagaaaaaacaacaaataaaaattctgtTATGAGGAGATTAGTTAATTTCTCTTGGCAGAGAGGTATAAAGATCGGTCAGGGTCGGTTTGGTAAAGTCTATACAGCAGTTAACAATAACACTGGTGAAATGATGGCAGTTAAAGAAATCGCTTTACAATATAACGATATTGGTACACTAAAGAAAATTGCCGAAGAAATGAAGATTTTAGAGGgaatttcacataaaaatttgatcaaatccTATGGTGTTGAAGTTCATAAG GATGAAATGCTAATATTTATGGAGTATTGTTCGGAAGGAACGTTAGAAAGTCTGGTAGCTGACACAGAAAAGGGTCTGTCAGAATTGTTAGCAAGGAGATACACGTTCCAGTTGGTGTCGGGTGTGGCTTGCCTACACGACCATGGGATAGTTCATAGGGATATCAAAACtgccaacatttttttaacagatGGAGgaaatcgattgaaaattgGAGATTTCGGTTGTGCCATCAAAATTAAATCGAATGTTACAACACCAGGAGAATTGAAAGGTTTTGTTGGAACTCAAG CATATATGGCACCagaagtatttacaaaaaatatgtctgAAGGATATGGACGAGCTGCTGATGTTTGGTCAATAGGATGTGTGGTTATAGAAATGGTATCTGGTTTG cGCCCATGGGCTCAGTTCGACTCCAACGTCCAAATAATGTTCAAAGTAGGAATGGGTCAAAGTCCTGATCCACCTGACGACATGATAGACGAAGGTCTGGAGTTCCTTGAAATGTGCTTCAAACACGATCCCAAAGAACGAGCTACTACTAGAGAATTATTACGTCACGATTATATTTCGGTTTTACCGGATGATTAA